Below is a genomic region from Xiphophorus hellerii strain 12219 chromosome 1, Xiphophorus_hellerii-4.1, whole genome shotgun sequence.
GCTCACTAGAGCAGGAACTGATCCACTGCTACAACAGTATGGTGAAAAGAGTACTAGTAGCCTACGCCCTGTGGGCGATGGGTGGGCCTTTGGGTCTTCACCATCTCTACTTAGGGAGAGACAGCCATGCTCTGCTGTGGATGCTAACACTGGGAGGTTTTGGCTTTGGCTGGGCAAGAGAGTTCATACGTATTCCAGCTTATGTCAGCGAGGCTAATCgagatacaaaaaaagaaagagggcTGCCCAAAGAGGGACTCCCACCTGTCAGCCCCGTCAGATTTGCGGGGCAGGTGTGTGTTGGGATCTACTTTGGCATGGTGGCTCTCATTGGACTAAACTCCCTCAGTTTCTTCTACTTGATCGTTTTGCCCCTCAGCGTGGGTGCAGGGGTTCACTTGGTGTCCAGTGTTGGTCAACAGACTGCAGATCTCCAAAAAACCCTCACTGCGTGTCTTGTGACATCACCAATATTCTACGGCAGCTCTCTCTCACCTCTTCCTATAAGCTTGGCGGCTAGCATCACTGCTTCACAGCACCGCAGGTTCAAACCTCCAAAAGCCCCTGGCAGCCAGCAGAAACTAGGTGAGCTCCTTTACATACTCAAAGATCCCTTACTTGAATTTATAAAACTCAGCTGAAACTACATTTTCTCCATGTTTCGTTCAGGTCCACGGCTTTACAGGATTGGTCTAGCTTGCCTTGCCTTCTCTGCTCCACTgggttattgttttttttacaacactACAGCCACACTGTATTACCTGTCTGACTCAATAGCTGCACTGCTGGATATTTTCTGGTTCCTGCCTTGGCTCAGAGGTGTGCTGGAATACTTTCTTTTAATTCCATACCGCATCCTGTGTGCACTGACTGGAGGGGGGTACCACGAAGAGGCTTGGAGGAAGGTGCTGGAAGTATTGCTGAAAGagtacacacacagagaaaaagaggCGCTAAAGGTGAGCAGGTTATGAGTGATGAGTTAATATGTCCATACCCTGTTTCTGGTTGACattctctttgtgtttgaatgttTGTACTCCAGGTGTTGTCATTGGAGACAGAGGCGTCTCTTGAGGAAATAACTCGAAGCTACAGGGAGCTGGCCAAGACATGGCATCCAGACCACAACCCTAACAACGATGCtgagaaaatgttcatgaaggtCCAGGAAGCTTATGAGGTCTTGATGCGATGGCACAAACCCCAGAGATTCAAATAGTAGTGCTATTTTTCTTACAGATCGGCCATccttgagtttaaaaaaaagaactgtttGTGGATACATGACAAATCacttgtacaaaaatatatgtcTTGTTTATTGAGCATCTCTCAGTTGCAGTTCCTACAATAAATCGTCAGTTGGTTTCAGATACATTTTGCAGGGTTTGCAGGACATGTTATTATGTTGACAGTTTAAGCAAGGTTTGAGTGctctttgtttgtgtgtttggaaGATTCGTCATCATCATCGATCCTTGTGGACTGATGGAACAAGAAAAGTGTCTAAAATATCAATGTCCACTGTTGCATTTGCTGCCTTCCGGGCAAATTTACCTGTCTCTACATTGTCCATACGTTTGGAAATTtgggaaatttattttttttatcaggcaGGCAGCTTCACATGTTCCATTGGATTGGCATGGCACCAAACAACATTCTGACTTCATCTTCATGTTCTACATGCAGATTCACATTTGGGCCTTTCTGCATGTAAATCCCATTTCATCCTCATTATTTCTTTCAGTTCTGTGTTCTGAAAGGAAGCGTGCTTTGAAATCTAccttgatgggttttttttttattattatttgatttttagaaCTTTCCGATTTGGAAAGATTTAAGCTGTAGGTAAAGTTAAATGAGAACACTCAACCCATTTTTCCACACCCTGTGTTCTTTCGCCTTTCCTCCTACAGCCAAAACCATGCATGTTATGTTAATTGCAGGTTCTAAATTGCACTAAGGTATGAATGCGGGTATGAGTGACTGTTTGTGACACCTGTCTCTATTATGGCCCTGTGAAGGACTTGTCACTTGTACATGTTGTATTCTGTATGTCTACTATTGCCCAGCGGACATAGAAACCAGCTCCCTTGTGACACTGAACCTAACATAAAGCAAGTATAGACAATATGCTTTATATTAACAAGTATATTGCTAACATAACATTTAGTAACATAACATTTAGTATGTGCTAACACAACATTTATTGTCTATACTTGCTTTATGCATAAAgcaatgaatggatggataaatttTTCACCTGGCATGATCTCATGATGGAATTACGTTTCCTGTCAGTCAGAGAGATGCAACACCTTGTATGGCCTCCTATCACTTTCTTTTAACTTCACACTCATTTGAAGACTTATAGACTTGTGCAGGTGTTTGTTTCAGAAGTGCAAAAGATAAGATAATTCTTTAATTCTATTGTTTCGCTGggtgatttaaaaatgttttctctgttagATTTTAAAAGGCTATAACACAGAAATGTCAGATCAATTATTTGGAGCTATGTTTGTACAAAACCATGctgtttaaatttattcaataaatttctgcaatgaatatttttctcaaaaccTGAACATCATGACAGATGTTTCATAACAGAATTGTACTTTGCCTAATGCAATAGAATTTTACGCCTGTTCGATTGtgccaaaaacaacaatttgctgccatcttgtggtacaaatgtaatattaaaagaAGCAAAGTCATTACTAATTTTTACCTGCTGTCATTATCGGGTGTATCAGCAGGTACTGTACATGTTTACTTATAAGTGTTTATAATGATCAAGATAagtgcaaataataaaaataataatacacatTCCGGGCCTTTACGTAAAACTTGTTGCTGGTTTGCTAGACTGATAGCGCTCAAAACACACATTCTCACTGTGATTGTGCAATTTCTAAGAGCCTATGTTGTTATAAAGCTATAAACGTCAACATATTGTTTGTGTCCTATGTGTGTATCGATGCATTCGACAATCACTGGATCAACAGCTCTGTCTGTATCCCAGCATGGGCCCGGAAGTTGTTTGGGTTTCAGGtgaaaaaaaagacgaaaaaaagaaagaagggaggacagaaagaaaaaaaaaagatcccagGGATGCTGCCGTCGCTGGGGAAAACAAACAACCAGGCAGACAATTAAGGAAGGAGCGCGCCGATCGACCTGCAGGTAAGGACGAGGACTCCGCCGCCCATCCGTCGCCGCTTGATCGGCGTGTTTTTGAGTAGTTGCTGCGGGTGAATGCCATTTGTCTTGTGGTCGGGTGCCATAGCAACGGCTCGTGAGAAACATAGCCCAGGTCGGTTTGACGCGCTCGGTGTTGGATGACAGCTGCGTTCATGCGGACAATTCGCTCAGTCGCAACTCCTGCAACAcactgccgccgccgccgcgtCTCGCCGCGTCTCGCCGCTGTCTGGAGCCGTGCGTGAGCAGATCGGACCAGAAATCATCCGAGAAGGCTAAAACAAGTAGCCGGGGATGCtctgagagagacagagagagacagagacagagagagtgAGGCATGACACTTATCTGGAAACATATATGATCCAATGCATACTCGACAATCTGAAGGCCAGGAAAGGATTGTAAGGCAAGGGTTGGTGCCGATGCGCGTccccttgtttttatttatctctgttattttattttaatcgcCGTGCCCCGGTGTGGCTGGCGCGTCTCCCGGCTGCATCAGCGCCTGTTGCTCCCCATGCGCGGCCAATGCCAGGATATTAATTCTCCCTGAGATGTGCTGTCTCCGCCTCCCCCTCTCTCCAAAGTCAATGTCCACTGTTGTCATCCATTTGAGCGAGAGGTGCTGCCGCCTTGTACATCTTGGTCTGTTTCCGTTTCCTAACGTGAAAGCTCCGTCTGCTCCCAGTGAACATAAACATGTTGGCGGCTATGTCTAAAGACAACGTAAGTCAGCAAGAAAGTGTCTGGTCTCGGTGTATCTATCTGTGTCACTTGGTTATTGGATAACTGTTTTATGTAACGTGCACTATATGCCCCTTATTGTTAATTATTTGGCAATTATGCATGAAGGAGGTGGACAGAGTAAGAATAGATAACAAATGGGTGAAAGACCTGTTTAACCTTAActaacaaaaatctgaaaatcagaatgaatataatataatataatataatataatataatataatataatataatataatataatataatataatacaatataatataatataatataatgctagggtaaaaaaaatagcacGTACTTTGATTTGTGCAAGTTCCAATTTTGAGCTTTTAagataatataataaaacttttagatATGATTATTGCACTTAACCACACTGAACATCTCTAAAGTTTTGTTTAGATTAAGCGTCAGTTTGCTttgtttaagttattttatgttaaattttacTGAGAAAAGTCCTTCTTTATTTCCATAAGGTGTGTTATGCAAGTTAGAGTAAATACAACATCTGGTTTGAGTTGCTTTCCTATACTGGGAACTACAATTGctctttcaaataaataaacaaagttttcCTGTCCCTTGTGAACACATATGGCAGTCATGTTTTActgcattaaaaatacattatatgaTTATTTCTATGTTAAAATATGAGTGCTTTGCAGTCTCTGAGGATTTCCCTCAATCAAGACTTTAGCTTTGGCTGGTTCAGATGTTGAGGTCTTTAGGTGACAATTTTCATAACttctttgatatttatttaacccTACAAAAACGTTAAAACTCCACGATTatttaaaagacacaaaatgaaCTACAGGTGCATGTTTAGAGctctttacttaaaaaaaaggtcTGTTATCCTCACTCCTGGGTTGTTATGGGAAGAAAACGAAACAATTTAGAATCAGAAGGCTATTCAAAACTTCAGAGGGTAACAAACCAGTCTGTGACCAATGTTAATTGTTTAGTATAATGTTTAATCTTAATAAATAGTTTCATTTAagatcaaaatattaaaatagagaggaaataaaaacaaaactctttcaAAAACATGCTCTGACATTGCTCACCTTGGACTGTTAACAAAAATGTCCCGGCTCCTTCCATGTTAAACTCTAAAAAAAGAAGGTTGgttcacataaaaaataaataaaaatgcagtgaAATTAAAAGACTTGGAAAAAGTTTCTTGTGCTCCACTGAAAAGCTGACATTTTAGATAACCTTTAAATATCTAGGACCAGTTTGGACTAAAGAGAAAACAAGGATTTGTTCTCAATAAGGAAGTTTTGCTTTTCAGGTTGCACTGATGTAAAAAGATATTGGTCCAGATAGCTTCTGTTCTGGTTTTTATGTCACACCTAAAGGTTTCAGATCATAGATAACCTCAGTACatgtaaaaagttgttttcaccTGATGATTCCATTCATTAAAGTAATAAAGTTATCCAAACCAAGGTAGCCCTTTGTAAAGAAGAATTTCGTCCTCTTGTTAAATCAAGACTTAACTATcacaaaccttttttaaaaagatgtgtTCAAGCTCCTTGAACACAAGATTTTCAAGAACAGATCAGAAGCAATATCACTGAGATCAATCAGtctgtcaacaaaacagtccAAAATTGTGACAGTCTTAGGATACTTTTCTTCTCCAGGACCAAGACAACTTATCATATCTGATGGAACCATCAATTATGTTCTaaacctgaatatactgaaggAGTAAATCTGACCATTAGAGATGGATGATACGGACTTTaaaaattttatcacaataatttgcGGCACTTATTGCACTAATTATAAAAGTAATGATaaaatgtgggggaaaaaaagcatcagTATAGTCTTTTTTACCATCTACACAAAATGGTACAAATGCACCACTGAtcgttcaaaaaaaaaaagtatttaattgtTGCTTTTATAAAAGCAACTATGGAAATAAAGCTCCTTCAAATAGCAAAAGTAAGAATCCCAACCAAACCAATAGTTTTCAGGTTGTGCAAACATCACAAATTCCTTACATAACTGAAATGATAGCTTTTTTTCACAATAGCAATAAATGGTATAATAATTTCCCATTCCCAACCAACCATTAGTTTGTGACCGTGAATAAAATTTAATGCAGCAGTTCccattaatccatccatccatgattgctttttaaaaaaaaatctttagtaCACTCATTGAAAAACATCTTTCAGCAAACATCATGTTTACCTGtcattaagacaaaaaaaaactaaactggtcaaaattttaacatttttttaaagtagtttatTTGAACAGACTTCTTAATATATGTTGTCAGTTAATTAATGTTAACTGACAATATTAGTTAACTGCTTTCTTCTTATTCAGTGTCAACTCATGTTGAAAATGCTCTTCATTTGCCCTGTAACCCCCTAAACCTTTTCTGTGTTGGTTTCAACTCCTCCTTTGACACTGTTTACCAGACGATTTGTATAAATGTCAggcctttcattattatttgttaGACAGAGGAGGTTCACCAGGATACAGAAATAGTCAGAAAgaactcagatttttttaaaaagatcatttttttaaagtgaatttgaTATTAGACAATCAGACCTGACAGCCTAAAGTGTTCTGCATTTGTTTCCACCAACTGAttagcatattttttattaactacagcaaaggtatttatttttaatacttttaaaaatatattttatttgattttttcaaagaaaatatcatGAATTGAaacatgtgttttattgtttcaggcATCTGGTGAGAGAATGAATGCTGATGAATGTAATGGACGCTCATATTCACAAggtaaatttaaacatttatatatgtgtgtgtgtgttttgtactgaaaaaagtttcatttaaatctttttaaaatttgattctAATTCTTAAGGATTTTGGAGAGTTTTTCCGAAACCCTCCTCTTTTTTGGGCTTTTGAtccttttttctgattttctctttaattgTTATACATTGCTGGACATTTTAGCCTAAAAAATTAGGGTTGAGGACAAATAGGGGATAAGCAATTACTGTGATATTTGAATTCAAGAAGTTAATTAGATATGAACTGGACCTGTTTGCTGGAGTGCCTTTAACGTTTGTGGGGAATtagtgctaaataaataaactaaattaaacaaatctaCTGCTGGTGAACAGTAACAGAAAGTCAAATCTTTAAGAAGTGAGAGAGGATCCAGCAAACGCCTGACCTAAAAGATGCATCATCATAGAAACATTTAAGCTGACAGTTTTGTAGGCATCATCTTGCTGCTAAAATGCAATCAAATATAAGTAGTTTctttgtaaatgtgtttgttatATTTAGTTGAGCTTATAAGAGATGATTAGTTTGGGGATTTAGCATCCATagattaaaatcacaaagttcttttcaaacacagataataaaacatgattaaaaagtcCAAAAACTAATTCAATAATACAGATATTTAGACAAAAGATAACATGTATTTGAAAAgatcttaagaaaaaaaattattgaatgaAAATGTCTGCTTTTTGTAATGACTCAAGAATCTGAAGACtgtaaaaacaaaggaagatCATTCAACAGTTTAGGTCCAATATTCTGAAAAAAGTGATCCTAACGGCTTTTCCATCTAGATTACAAGAACACTTTGATTTGAGGACCTGAAGGACCCGAGTTGGAGTATGTGGCTTTGGGcatataaaaatgtgtgaagTCAGGATTTCATAGTGAATTTGAAATGGGCAGACAAAGACATTAAAACAGGAGAGATGCGAGTTCTTCTGTTTGGTTCAGCTAACGGTTCTGCTGCAGAGTTTTGGACCAGACTActgctttcttcttcctcaGAGAAATACTGGGTAAAGATATTttgtaagagtaaaaatgttctacaatTTTAAGAAAGTTTGAGTCCCTGGAAGAAACATAAGATATAATATGAATATAAAGgtgtaatttaataattttttcagAGTGCAGAAATCGGTGCACCCTTTGCTATGATTACTTTGTTACAATATATTTGTATTGCAGGTAATGGAGGAGAATCATCAGCAGAGCAGGATTTTTATGCTGGGTTGCGGGCCACTTCTGTAAGATCTCCCAACAGCCAGCAGTCCTCGCCTCACCGCTCCCTAAGTGGTTAGCTTTTGCATCTCTTAAAATGATTTCAGTCTTATAGTATGTATtgggtttattttattgaaagcATGTATTCAAGTTAATGCATTTTCCTCTACCTttcattctaaaaaaaaacaacaaaacagactCCATTAAGGTTGAGCTGTGTAGCGATGAAGAGTCTTCAGGTGCCCGACAGTCTGAGAACAAAGAGGCTGCGAGGAGCGACGGTGGGAGAGATGACAGGGTGGGTCCTGCTGACGAAGGAGGTCCAGCGTTTGCCGGAACCGGAGGAGACAGAGGTAACATCTACAGTGAGATGGCTACTCCTAATTCGTCCTCACCGGGACCAATCCGGCTGCCCAACGGGAAGCTGCAGTGTGAGGTGTGCGGGATGGTCTGCATAGGACCCAATGTGCTGATGGTCCACAAGCGCAGCCACACAGGTGAGACGAGCCGTTGGCAACGGTGTTCACGGCCAAGTGTTGCAGACATTAACACTTGGTGAATAAATTAATGTAGCCCAAACATCCATGCACATGTTTGCAGGTGAGCGACCTTTTCAGTGCAACCAGTGTGGAGCCTCTTTCACCCAGAAGGGCAACCTGCTGCGCCACATCAAACTTCATTCAGGAGAGAAGCCTTTCAAATGTCCCGTTTGCAACTATGCCTGCCGTCGGAGAGATGCTCTTGCTGGTCATCTGCGCACTCATTCAGGTAAATCAGGGAGCTCCCTTACAGCAAAAGCTAGATTGACATACAGTAggtttctgctttatttttcctGGCCTATGAAAGTAATGATCTCCAAATTCTGCATCCACATAGAATTCAACATTTGAGCCAGAATCAGCCTTTAGCTCATAAAAGCCTATTAAAAAAGAGTTCTGACTGGcttgctgtggtggcgcaggggcaaagcacaacttgtataaggaggccttagtacTCAACAAGGCCATTAGAGGTTTGAGTGGTGATGATCTTTGCTGCATGtcctccccctctctcattactcACTTTCCTGTCTAAACACTCAAATAAAGgcccaataaaacctttaaaaaggtttaaattttttttttaactgtctaCAGAGTCAATAAAGCAAAGTCTCACTTCTTAAAACAGTAGCATTCATTTGCATCCAGCCCACTTGGATCAAGGCTTCATAGAGCCTTCTTTTGATGCAGTTAGAACTGATACTTGTTTTTGACAATGTCTCCACCTGCTTTTCACGTAGGGACTGAAATCATGGACACATGGGATCAGCAGTATTTGACTTAAATCTGGCTCTCTTTGTACGTTTtgggttgttgtcctgttggaaaGTGGACATCTGTTCCAGTCTCAACTCTTTTGCATCTTCCCATCAAAGATTATCcttcctgtccctgctgaaaaaAACCATGAAGCTTTCGCCGCCATGTTTTAAGACTCAAGTTGTGTGAGTCAGTTGGTGTGTGGTATTACTTGTTGTGAACGGCATCTTAACTTCTCGCTGCTTTCTTTCTGCCATAAACGCTGAGTTTGTGGCATGCTCaactaatagttgtcctgtTGGCAGATACTTCTACGTGAGATGGAAGCCTATTTTTTGTACctacttatttatgttttatggtaTCAGATTAAAGAGAGATGAATACacaatactttatttttatttgtatcatgttccttccactttacagttCCTATGAGCTCTTAGGCATTGAATTTAATTAGTGATGGAGTATAACCAAGTAAAAGAGTGCTACAAGTGGGTACACTTACTAGACTGGTCCATTTCTCCTTTCTTTGAAACTCAAAGGAAGTAGGTCTTCATCacaattttctgtaaaaaaaaaacaaaaaaaaacgtgacatttacagatttaaaaacaggaaatcatGTGAGTGCGCTTTCAATTTTGAGAACATATGTGAACAGCAGGTGTTCACATACAGTGTTGATGCAATTGTTCTGGCTGGATGTGATCGGGTCGCACAGGTTCATTTACAGAGAAACCATCGCTGCGAACTGGATTACAGTGAATTGACGTCAGCGCTTCCGATGGCTTACCAAACTGGAAGGTTGCGGTGAGGGGCTAGGCGCTTCCTTTACCGTCACTTTCGGGCTTCAAATATCGATGTCAGGAATTTCTAATCGAAGGGAAAATCCAGTCTCATAAGCCAAGATATCGGTGCTACTTCGTCAGTAAAAATCCCCTCCAATAGATGCACAAAATCTCTAACTTTCTGTCGTGAATAGAATAATTTGTTATTGGTTTGTTACGTCTCTGGCTCGACAAGcaatcattaaaatgttttccctcTGATTTTCAGTTCCTTCCCCGACAGTGGGGAAACCTTTCAAGTGCAACTACTGTAGTCGCAGCTATAAGCAGCAGAGCACACTGGAGGAACATCTGGAGCGCTGCCATAGTTACATGAAGACACTAGACTCTCAGATGCCACCTGGTAACACGTCGTACATAGTAGAAATCCAAATCCTTTATGAATTAACAAATACTAGTTCATGTGTCAGTGTTATTGAGCTTGGGCTTCTCCCTGTGCAGGTGAAGAGTCTGTAAATATGGAGAGCATCACTAAACCCGTACTGCAGCCGTCCAATGAGAAAAGGCCGTTTGTGGACAGACTGACTGTCAGCATAACCAAACGAAAGAGGTCAACACCACAGAAGTTTTTGGGTGAGCTTGTTTGACACTGTAATTCCTCGGATTTACCTCACCAGTCAAatgtttgctcatcaacagcatgaaaatataattttggaTGTTTCATATTGCAGTTGACAGATGTGTCTTCTGAGGTGATATGATTATACTACCACCTCAATGCAAtgtgaaaacaacaacttgATTAACTGTGaggaggattttctttttcaaaatatggGTCACTGGGTCAAAGATATTCACTCACTTcttaaataacaataacaataacccccaataataacaatatgataataacaaaaacaaacttccagcATAATTCTGACTAGATTTCTGACCACTTGTCTTGGCAGAAATGGAAGAGCTCCTTCAGTTTGATTAGTTATCTGCAATAGACCCAGCTTTAAAAGATAGACCTTATTTTTTCTTATGAATACGATATCAAAGTTGTTCCAAAAGTCGATGTTGGCTTGCTTTATCTGCTCCAAAATCAGTTTTGGATCATCCTGTGGGAACAGGCAATTGTTTTAGCCATCAACCtgaagtgaaacaaaataatttagagGTAGTCATCCTGTATTATTTCATTCTCTTTGTTGGATATAAGAATATTattgagagggaaaaaaagaccCTCAGCATTATAATGTCATCACCACACTTAACACATAACTCAATGTTGTTGTTTGAAAGCCAAAAATTGACTCCTCATAGATACTCTTAGCCATAAATAACTTTTAGCTTAATCTTTTGTCTTATCTGACGATGAAACTTTTCTCCATAAAAGATTTGGACTGTCCATCTAAGTTTTCAGGCGTTTATTTTGTAACAGGCACTTCGTTCTCAGTCAGCAATCTCTCAGTCCATGTTGATGCTAAATGTACTTCACTGTAAATGGTGACAGTGGTGTTGTAGCAGTCTCCAGATCAGTTTATGATCAGATTATGCTGACCATATACTGATCAGTTTATGCTGATTATACCCATCTTAACCACTTGCCTTTCCATAAAAGTAGCAGTTTCGGTTGGATGAGTGAAAAGTTTGACACAGTTTGGTGTTAACTCTTAATTGTGGCCCAAGAAGACTGGCCAATTATCCAGCCAGTACCAAGACAGGACCCTGATAGCAACAGATGATAGCAACATAATGTTTGTGGCTTCTATTACATATTACCTATGTACAAAGAGTTGCTGTGTTTTCAACATGCAACATTGTTTAATGTGCTGtacttgattaaataaatttgaattgaatgattaaaagaagaaagtttgCATCCCAGCATGCTTGCACCCAGAGTGCTGGGTGCAAGATGGTGACTTCCTGTAAAAAGTCAAGAACTGTTGCGCTGAACCATCAAATATTATCACTCGGTATCAAGTTCCACCCTAAGCAGAATTTATCAGTGCCACATTTCTTCTGCAGGAGAAAAGCACATGCACCTTGAACCACCAGAAGCACCTTATGAACTGTCCTCTGGCTCTGAAAAGGAAGGGGATCTCCTCAGCTCCCATTCTGCTGGAGACTCATCCGGTCTGGTTAGTTCACACCTCCACTTCGCAAGAAGTAAAGCCGAGAGCCAGGAATCGCCCTCGCTGCCTCCGCTCCATCCCGGCTTCGTGGCAGAGCTCCGAACCGTTGTGGGTTCCCTCAACAGTGGCGTGGTTCCCCAGGGCCCCCGAGCCCACAGCGCAGTGGGGCTCGCAGCAATGTCCCTTGGCCTCCATGGGCGGGAGGCAGGCGAAGCCCGGGACGACCAGCCCTCGGCGCACAGCCACACCACCTCGCCCAACGGCTGCCCCGACTCTACGGACACAGAGAGCACAGCGGAAGAGCAGAGCACAAGGGCTACAGCCCCTACAAGTACCTCCAACAACCATCACCTCCACTATCTGACCCCAGCACTGCCCCGCGGCCATCCCACCATCAGCCCCAGCCAGGCCAAAGATTTGGACCCAGAGTGGGATAGAGAGGTTCCTGTTCTCCCGGGTGTTGTAAAGAGAAACCCAGGCTCGCCTCTCTCCTCCAGGAACAATTTCCAAGTTTTGGACAGGGGGGGCAGGCCTGTGCGCTCCTTCTACTGCCGGCACTGCTGCATCCTCTTCCTGGACCACGTCATGTACACGATCCACATGGGCTGCCACGGCTTCCGCCAGCCCTTCGAGTGCAACATCTGCGGGCATCCCAGCCAGGACCGCTACGAGTTTTCCTCTCACATTAGCCGCGGAGAGCACCAGGTGggctgaggacaggtggttgcACAAGGAGGGGTAAACTGCTATAATCTAAAAGGGGGCTCATGTTTGTTCTGCACCAGATCAGCTATTTTAAATCCCTagtttaagtcaaataaatcctGAGCTTGCTGTGGATTTATATCCTACATGACATaagtgagcaaaaaaaaaaaaaaaatctttttaacgCATCAGTTAGATTAGTTTAGACAAATTGAATTGTGTAACTGATTGCACTCCCTTATCAAATCGCATGGCAAACTACAGGTTTTGCCTC
It encodes:
- the ikzf4 gene encoding zinc finger protein Eos isoform X2; translation: MLAAMSKDNASGERMNADECNGRSYSQGNGGESSAEQDFYAGLRATSVRSPNSQQSSPHRSLSDSIKVELCSDEESSGARQSENKEAARSDGGRDDRVGPADEGGPAFAGTGGDRGNIYSEMATPNSSSPGPIRLPNGKLQCEVCGMVCIGPNVLMVHKRSHTGERPFQCNQCGASFTQKGNLLRHIKLHSGEKPFKCPVCNYACRRRDALAGHLRTHSVPSPTVGKPFKCNYCSRSYKQQSTLEEHLERCHSYMKTLDSQMPPGEESVNMESITKPVLQPSNEKRPFVDRLTVSITKRKRSTPQKFLGEKHMHLEPPEAPYELSSGSEKEGDLLSSHSAGDSSGLVSSHLHFARSKAESQESPSLPPLHPGFVAELRTVVGSLNSGVVPQGPRAHSAVGLAAMSLGLHGREAGEARDDQPSAHSHTTSPNGCPDSTDTESTAEEQSTRATAPTSTSNNHHLHYLTPALPRGHPTISPSQAKDLDPEWDREVPVLPGVVKRNPGSPLSSRNNFQVLDRGGRPVRSFYCRHCCILFLDHVMYTIHMGCHGFRQPFECNICGHPSQDRYEFSSHISRGEHQVG
- the ikzf4 gene encoding zinc finger protein Eos isoform X1, which produces MLAAMSKDNASGERMNADECNGRSYSQGNGGESSAEQDFYAGLRATSVRSPNSQQSSPHRSLSDSIKVELCSDEESSGARQSENKEAARSDGGRDDRVGPADEGGPAFAGTGGDRGNIYSEMATPNSSSPGPIRLPNGKLQCEVCGMVCIGPNVLMVHKRSHTAQTSMHMFAGERPFQCNQCGASFTQKGNLLRHIKLHSGEKPFKCPVCNYACRRRDALAGHLRTHSVPSPTVGKPFKCNYCSRSYKQQSTLEEHLERCHSYMKTLDSQMPPGEESVNMESITKPVLQPSNEKRPFVDRLTVSITKRKRSTPQKFLGEKHMHLEPPEAPYELSSGSEKEGDLLSSHSAGDSSGLVSSHLHFARSKAESQESPSLPPLHPGFVAELRTVVGSLNSGVVPQGPRAHSAVGLAAMSLGLHGREAGEARDDQPSAHSHTTSPNGCPDSTDTESTAEEQSTRATAPTSTSNNHHLHYLTPALPRGHPTISPSQAKDLDPEWDREVPVLPGVVKRNPGSPLSSRNNFQVLDRGGRPVRSFYCRHCCILFLDHVMYTIHMGCHGFRQPFECNICGHPSQDRYEFSSHISRGEHQVG
- the ikzf4 gene encoding zinc finger protein Eos isoform X3, with the translated sequence MNADECNGRSYSQGNGGESSAEQDFYAGLRATSVRSPNSQQSSPHRSLSDSIKVELCSDEESSGARQSENKEAARSDGGRDDRVGPADEGGPAFAGTGGDRGNIYSEMATPNSSSPGPIRLPNGKLQCEVCGMVCIGPNVLMVHKRSHTAQTSMHMFAGERPFQCNQCGASFTQKGNLLRHIKLHSGEKPFKCPVCNYACRRRDALAGHLRTHSVPSPTVGKPFKCNYCSRSYKQQSTLEEHLERCHSYMKTLDSQMPPGEESVNMESITKPVLQPSNEKRPFVDRLTVSITKRKRSTPQKFLGEKHMHLEPPEAPYELSSGSEKEGDLLSSHSAGDSSGLVSSHLHFARSKAESQESPSLPPLHPGFVAELRTVVGSLNSGVVPQGPRAHSAVGLAAMSLGLHGREAGEARDDQPSAHSHTTSPNGCPDSTDTESTAEEQSTRATAPTSTSNNHHLHYLTPALPRGHPTISPSQAKDLDPEWDREVPVLPGVVKRNPGSPLSSRNNFQVLDRGGRPVRSFYCRHCCILFLDHVMYTIHMGCHGFRQPFECNICGHPSQDRYEFSSHISRGEHQVG